In Nocardia asteroides, a single genomic region encodes these proteins:
- a CDS encoding KasA/KasB family beta-ketoacyl-ACP synthase yields MTVTVRNPFAADGSWPDVVVTAVAATTSLAGTADETWRRLLAGESGITKLDQPWVAEHELPVRIGGSLKVPPSTELSRVELRRLAYVEQLATVLGRQVWAAAGSPEVDRDRLAVAIGTGQGGGDAVVAARDALVRHGYRKISPLAVQMMMPNGPSAVVGLELRARAGVVTPVSACSSGSEAIANAWQMIAMGDADIVVTGGVEGYIDPVPIAAFSMMRAMSTRNDDPAAASRPFDADRDGFVFGEAGALLVLETEAHARARGATILARLLGAGVTSDGFHLVAPDPEGAGAARAITKALGRAGLAGSDIGHVNAHATATPIGDTAEASAIANAVGTHPAVYAPKSALGHSIGASGALESVLTVFSLRDEIIPPTLNLENQDPAVPLDIVAGAPRRGRIDYAVNNSFGFGGHNTALVFGRA; encoded by the coding sequence TTGACTGTGACGGTACGCAATCCGTTCGCCGCGGACGGGAGCTGGCCGGATGTGGTGGTCACCGCGGTGGCGGCGACGACCTCGCTGGCGGGCACCGCCGACGAGACCTGGCGCAGGCTGCTCGCGGGCGAGTCCGGGATCACGAAGCTGGACCAGCCGTGGGTCGCCGAGCACGAGCTGCCGGTACGGATCGGCGGTTCGCTGAAGGTGCCGCCGAGCACCGAGCTCTCCCGGGTCGAGCTGCGCAGGCTCGCCTACGTGGAGCAGCTGGCGACGGTGCTCGGCAGGCAGGTGTGGGCGGCCGCGGGCAGCCCGGAGGTGGATCGGGACCGGCTGGCGGTGGCCATCGGCACCGGGCAGGGCGGCGGCGACGCGGTGGTCGCCGCGCGGGATGCGCTGGTGCGGCACGGGTATCGCAAGATCTCGCCGCTGGCGGTGCAGATGATGATGCCGAACGGGCCGTCCGCGGTGGTCGGGCTGGAGCTGAGGGCGCGGGCCGGGGTGGTGACGCCGGTGTCGGCCTGCTCCTCCGGGTCGGAGGCGATCGCGAACGCCTGGCAGATGATCGCCATGGGCGACGCCGACATCGTGGTGACCGGCGGCGTCGAGGGCTACATCGACCCGGTGCCGATCGCGGCGTTCTCCATGATGCGGGCCATGAGCACCCGCAACGACGACCCGGCCGCGGCCTCGCGGCCGTTCGACGCCGACCGGGACGGCTTCGTCTTCGGTGAGGCCGGTGCGCTGCTGGTACTGGAGACCGAGGCGCACGCGCGGGCCCGCGGCGCGACGATCCTGGCCCGGCTGCTCGGCGCGGGCGTCACCTCGGACGGCTTCCACCTGGTGGCGCCGGACCCGGAGGGCGCGGGCGCGGCGCGCGCCATCACCAAGGCGCTGGGCCGGGCCGGGCTGGCGGGCTCCGATATCGGGCACGTGAACGCGCACGCCACCGCCACCCCGATCGGGGACACCGCGGAGGCGTCGGCGATCGCGAACGCGGTGGGCACGCACCCGGCGGTGTACGCGCCGAAATCGGCGCTCGGCCACTCCATCGGCGCCTCCGGCGCACTGGAGTCGGTGCTCACCGTCTTCAGCCTGCGCGACGAGATCATCCCGCCCACCCTGAACCTGGAGAACCAGGACCCGGCGGTTCCGCTCGACATCGTCGCAGGCGCGCCGCGCCGCGGCCGCATCGACTACGCGGTGAACAACTCGTTCGGCTTCGGCGGCCACAACACGGCCCTGGTCTTCGGCCGGGCCTGA
- a CDS encoding basic amino acid/polyamine antiporter — MDTDKTATRTMSLPTLAAMVVGSMVGAGVFSLPRNFGQATGGFGALVAWTIAGSGMLMLAFVFQRLAIRRPDLDAGIYAYAKAGFGEYPGFFAAFGFWASTCVGNVTYWVLIKSTLGQVLPIFGEGNTVPAVLLSSVFIWLFHTMVLRGVREAAAINRIVTIAKLVPILCFVVIALFYFDASVFADNFWGGEAYSESLFEQVRSTMLVTVFVFLGIEGASVYSRYARRREDVGRATVLGFLSVLAIFASVTMVAYGILPRADLAVTRQPSMAPVLESVVGPWGAWFISIGLIISVLGAYLAWTLLAAEVLFVAAQDHDMPKWLARSNGQGVPSAALLLTTLMIQAVLVVTLFSEDAFAFTLQLTSVLSLVPYLLAAGFALQLALGDGRPGRGLAVAALATLYTAFLVFAAGADNLLLACLVYAPGSILFVLTRREQGRRPFAGTEWVLLAVSVAGAVAGIVALATGTITI; from the coding sequence ATGGACACCGACAAGACCGCGACCCGCACCATGTCGCTGCCGACCCTGGCCGCCATGGTGGTCGGCTCCATGGTCGGTGCCGGGGTCTTCTCGCTGCCCCGCAACTTCGGCCAGGCCACCGGCGGCTTCGGCGCGCTCGTCGCGTGGACCATCGCGGGCAGCGGAATGCTCATGCTGGCCTTCGTCTTCCAGCGGCTGGCCATCCGCCGCCCCGACCTGGACGCGGGGATCTACGCCTACGCCAAGGCGGGCTTCGGCGAGTACCCCGGCTTCTTCGCCGCCTTCGGCTTCTGGGCCAGCACCTGCGTCGGCAACGTCACCTACTGGGTGCTGATCAAGTCGACGCTCGGGCAGGTGCTGCCGATCTTCGGCGAGGGCAACACGGTGCCCGCGGTGCTGCTGTCGTCGGTCTTCATCTGGCTGTTCCACACGATGGTGCTGCGCGGGGTCAGGGAGGCCGCCGCGATCAACCGGATCGTCACGATCGCCAAGCTGGTGCCGATCCTCTGCTTCGTGGTGATCGCGCTCTTCTACTTCGACGCGAGCGTCTTCGCCGACAACTTCTGGGGCGGCGAGGCGTACAGCGAGTCGCTGTTCGAGCAGGTGCGCTCGACCATGCTGGTCACCGTCTTCGTCTTCCTCGGCATCGAGGGCGCCAGCGTCTACTCGCGCTACGCGCGCCGCCGGGAGGACGTCGGCCGCGCCACCGTGCTCGGATTCCTCAGTGTGCTCGCCATTTTCGCCTCGGTGACCATGGTCGCCTACGGCATCCTGCCGCGCGCCGACCTGGCCGTCACCCGGCAGCCGTCCATGGCCCCGGTCCTGGAGTCGGTGGTCGGGCCGTGGGGGGCCTGGTTCATCAGCATCGGGCTGATCATCTCGGTGCTCGGCGCCTACCTGGCCTGGACGCTGCTCGCCGCCGAGGTGCTCTTCGTCGCCGCGCAGGACCACGACATGCCGAAGTGGCTGGCGCGCAGCAACGGGCAGGGCGTGCCATCGGCGGCGCTGCTGCTGACCACGCTGATGATCCAGGCGGTACTGGTGGTCACGCTCTTCTCCGAGGACGCCTTCGCCTTCACCCTGCAACTCACCAGCGTGCTCTCCCTGGTGCCGTACCTGCTCGCCGCCGGGTTCGCGCTGCAGCTCGCGCTCGGCGACGGGCGGCCGGGCCGCGGCCTCGCCGTCGCCGCCCTGGCCACCCTGTACACCGCGTTCCTCGTGTTCGCGGCAGGCGCGGACAACCTGCTGCTCGCCTGCCTGGTCTACGCGCCCGGCTCGATCCTGTTCGTGCTGACCCGCCGCGAGCAGGGCAGGCGGCCGTTCGCCGGCACCGAGTGGGTGCTGCTCGCCGTCTCGGTGGCGGGGGCGGTCGCCGGGATCGTGGCACTGGCGACCGGAACCATCACCATCTGA